Below is a window of Lacrimispora xylanolytica DNA.
CCACCCATACGAAGCGCTGGAGTCTGTCCATCCTGTTGGAAAGGTACTTCCTGCATATATGCATTGGCCATAGCCTCAAGATTCCCCCCATCCGCCATGGAAGGAGGGGCTTCATCCATGCCCTCTGACATACGCACAGATGCGAGAGACGTACGGCTTACAATCTCTTCCACCTCACGCTGCATCTGTAATTCTTTTTGCTTTGCCAGTTCATTGACTTTAGGAGCTACATATTCATACTGCACCTCTACCGGCAGGCCGCATCGCTCGAAAAATATTTTTTCCAGAACTCGTTTCAGTTCCCCTGCCTTTTCCCTGGAAACAATGGTATCTTCCACAGTCAACGTTAAAAGATCTTGTTTGGGAAAATCAAATTTTGCTTTTCGGAACATGTTATATTCAATAATACTGTAATTTTTCAGTTCCATTAAAAGGCTGTCCCGATAAGCCTTTAAAAGCTTTTGTGGCGTATATTGCTCCGAAAGCTTAAACCGTTCAATAATTTTCACACTAAGCTGCTTTGACGGAAAAAGCTGTTCTTTTATTCCCTTTTCCAAGCCATAAATATTCTGCTTGTGTATCAATCTCTGACTCATCAGATAAACACGAATAGAGCTTCTATCCCTGGTGGAAGTGACCTTTTCCACTTCCACCAGGTTTAAAAGCTCTCGCAGTTCTTCTGTGATATGTAAATTTGGAAATACATCCAAAAATTTTTTCGCCATTCTATCACCTATTACATGTTCATAAGTTCTTCCTGAAGTGCCATAAGCAGCTGATCCTCGGGAACCTTACGGATCACTTCTCCTTTTTTAATAAGAAGTCCTTCCCCAATGCCTCCTGCAATTCCTATATCAGCCTCTCTCGCCTCTCCCGGCCCATTGACAACACAGCCCATGACAGCCACTTTCACATCAAGGTGGTCAAATTTAGATACCATCTCCTCCACCTGATTCGCCAGGGAAATAAGATCGATCCGGGTCCTACCACAGGTAGGGCAGGATACCACTTCAACTCCGCCTCTTCTCAAACCAAGTGATTTTAAAATTAGTCTGGCAGCCTTTATTTCCTCTAACGGATCTCCTGTCAGGGAAACACGAATGGTATCGCCGATTCCTTCATAGAGAATCACACCTAATCCTACGGATGACTTAATGGTACCAGATACCAGCGTTCCTGATTCTGTAATTCCCACATGAAGAGGGTAATCGGTTTGCTCTGATATTAACTCATGCGCTTTGATACACATCATCACATTAGAGGACTTAATGCTGATCACAAGATTGTCATAACCTAATTCTTCAATCATGCGAACTTTGTCAAGGGCACTGTCTACTATTCCCTGGGCTGTTACGCCACCATATGTTTCAATCAGGTTTTTCTCCAGAGAACCGCTGTTCACTCCCACACGAATGGGAATATTATATTCCTTCGCTTTTTCCACAACTGCCCGGACCCTGTCTTCGGATCCGATATTGCCTGGATTGATTCGTATTTTATCCGCTCCCGCTTCAATGGAAGCTATGGCAAGACGATAATCAAAATGAATGTCTGCCACAAGTGGAATGGTAATTTGCTTTTTTATTTCCTTTAATGCTTTCGCTGCCTCCATATCAGGAACAGCGACCCGTATAATATCGCAGCCAGCAATTGTGAGAGCTTTAATCTGAGCAACGGTTGCTTCTATATCCTGGGTCTTGGTATTGCACATGGACTGGATCAGGACCGGGTTACCACCTCCGATTACCCGGTCACCGATTCTGATTACTCTTGTATGCTCACGATTCATGTCTTCCTCCAATCTGAGTCCATACCCGCTTACGTAAATCGGTTAATATCGTTAAACACCACAAAGATCATAAGAGCAAATAAGGCAGCCATACTGATCATATTTACCAGACCTTCTTTGTTGGGGTCCATACGTTTGCCTCTGATTGCTTCAATAATCAGAAACAGAAGACGGCCTCCATCAAGGGCTGGAATGGGAAGAAGGTTCATAACTCCCAAGTTTGCACTGAGTAGAATACACATGCTGAGTACATTCATAAACGCAGCTGCCAGACTAACTGTCAGGCCTGCCTTTACAGAATCATCAATCATAACAACAATTCCCACGGGACCACTTAAGTCATTGACGCTTGCTTTGCCGGAAAAAAGCATACCAAGGCTTTTCACTGTCAGTTTCACATCATATTCCATTTCCTTATAACCGTATTTCACCAGCTCCCCAACAGAAGCTACTTTTATATTTTGTGGTGCTATGGTAATTCCAATTAAATATTTACCAGTTTCCTTGGATAGCTCAGGAGTGACAGAAGCTGTTTTAATGCTGCTTTCTCCTGTGCTTGAATCCACTCTTAAAAATTCCACCTGATTCATCTTCTCATCCGGCTTTAAGAGTTTGTAAAGAATGTATTCCCGGTACATGGATACACTTTCTCCATTGATCTTAAGAAGCTTATCACCGGGCTGCATCCCCGCTGCATATGCAGGGGAATCTTTTGTTACTTCTTTTACATATGTCGTATCGTATCCACTCATCCCCACTAAAATAAGGGAAAGAAGAAATGCAAGAATAAAGTTAAAAATAGGACCTGCCGCAATGACAGACATACGGGCTGGAATGGATTTATTCTGGAATGCACCTTCATCTGCATTCTCTTCATCCTCACCCAGCATCATACAGGAACCACCTAGAGGCAATGCCTTAATGGAATAAATCGTTTCTCCCTTTTTGAAATGCACCAGTCTTGGTCCCATACCAATGGAAAATTCTACTACTGTGATCCCATTCTTTTTTGCGAACAAAAAGTGACCCAGTTCATGAATTAATACAATCAGTCCGAATACCAGAATTGCTACGATAACACTGGACAATCTACCACCTGCTTTCTATATATTCATAAGCCGCATTTTCTGCTTCAAGAATCTCTTCCACTGTTGGATTCTCTTTTACAGTATGCCCGTTCATAGCTCCCTCTATCATATCTGTAATGGAAAGATATGAAATTTCTCTGTTTAAAAATTTTTCAACGGCGCGCTCATTGGCTGCGTTGAATACAGTAGGAAGGGTTCCGCCTCTTCTTCCGGCCTGGTATGCCAGGGAAAGCCCCGGGAAATTTACCATATCCGGTTTTTCAAAAACAATCTCTTTAAGGCTCCAAAAATCAAGACGTTCACCGGGAAGGAATCTTCTCTCCGGATAATAAAGGGCATACTGAATGGGGAGTTTCATATCTGGCGTACCAAGCTGTGCCATAACTGCCCCATCTTCAAATTCTACCATAGAATGAATAATACTTTTAGGCTGTACCACTACTTCAACCTGATCCATGGAAACATCAAACAGCCATTTTGCCTCCATGACCTCTAGTCCTTTGTTTACCATCGTTGAGGAATCAATGGTAATTTTTCTGCCCATAGACCAATTGGGATGCTTTAAGGCATCCTCTACCTGAACCGCCTTTAATTCTTCTCTGGTTTTTCCACGGAAAGGGCCACCAGAGGCTGTCAGCAAGACCTTATGTATGGTTTTCTTATTTTCACCGTTTAGACATTGAAAAATTGCACTGTGTTCGCTGTCAACCGGAAGAATGTTAACTCCACATTTTTTTGCCAGCGGCATGATGATGTGACCAGCAGTCACTAAAGTTTCCTTATTTGCAAGAGCAATATCTTTTCCAGCCTCCATGGCTGCTATGGTTGGACGTATTCCTATCATTCCTACCACTGCGGTCACTACAATGTCAGCGGAAGGTTCTGTAGCGACTTCAATCAGCCCTTCCATACCGGAAACAACACGAACCGGCAGGTCTCCCACCAAAACAGCCAGTTCTTTTGCTTTTTCCTCATTCCAAACGCACACAAGTTTAGGCATGAACTTTCTGATCTGTTCTTCTAATAGTCTGATATTGTTCCCCGCGGCCAATGCGGTAACTTCCATATCCCCTTGGTTTTCAACCACCTCCAGGGTTTGAGTTCCGATGGAACCTGTAGAACCCAGAATTGCTATTTTCTTCATCTTATGCTGCTAACTCCTTTTCTTTTACAAAATTCCAGTCATCAATCATGCTAACGTAAAAAAGTAATTGCCAAATAAATAGCAGGTGCTGTAAAAAGCATGCTGTCGAAACGATCTAAAATTCCCCCATGACCTGGAATCAGCTTTCCATAATCCTTCACTTGATGGTTTCTCTTGATTGCAGATGCAGCCAGGTCACCGATCTGTGAAATAAGGGCTGCCACAGCACAAGCCAGCATACAGGTGAATATCGGAGTACTAAGCCCTATCATGGATTCGCCAAAGACACCGGCATACAAGGAGCCTAATAGTGCAGCTCCCACCACGCCTCCGATAGCGCCCTCAATGGATTTATGAGGACTGAGGACCGGGGCTAAACGGTGTTTTCCAATCAAACTTCCTACACAGTAAGCACAGGTATCACTCCCCCAAGAGCTTAAAAATACCAGCCACACCAGGTACTTTCCATCTTCCATAGATCTGACCTGATATAAATAAGAAAGCATCACAGCGACATAGAATAAACCTAAAAAAGCTACCGACACCTCTTCCAGCTGAAATTTAGGGAAAGCAAACACATAGATGCTCATAAGAATCATCAAAAATCCTACTGATAATAAAAGCATCTTGTCTTCCATATGAAACCACAGCAATCCATAATAAGCGATTACTGCCAAATATCCCATATACCCCAATAAGTTTCGTTGTATCTTCATCACGCGATACAATTCAAACAAACCGATGAGAGAAATGGAAACGGTCGTTACAAACAGCAAAATCCCTCCGCTGCCCACTGTTAAAAGAGCAATCAGCACAAGTATTATACCGCTTATGAGTCTGATCGTAAACATCGCGTTACCTCCCCCTGAATCACTTTACTCCCCCGAATCTTCGTTCCCTGTTATTGTACGCCGCAATTGCCTTTTTCATTTCTTCCATATTAAAATCAGGCCAATAGCAATCAGTAACATAGAGCTCCGTATAGGCAAGCTGCCATAACAGATAATTAGACAGCCTTAATTCCCCGCTGGTACGAATTAACAAATCAGGATCTGGTACCTCAGCGGTATCCAGATAAGACTGAAACAGCTTCTCATCCATATCTTCCGGCAATATCTTTCCATCTCTCACATCTTTCATAGCTTTTTTAGCTGCGCGGACGATCTCATCACGGCCGCCGTAATTTACTGCTATCACAAAAGTCAGGCCAGTATTGTCTTTTGTCTCCCTCTCCAGCTTGTTAAGACCTTCCACAATATCCTGATCAAATCGTTCCCGATCACCAATCATCTTAACACGAACATTATTGGATTTTGCAACCTTTAACAGTCTCACCATGTAGTATCGAAAAAGCTGCATCAGCGCTCCCACCTCGTCAGAAGAACGCTTCCAGTTCTCAGTGGAAAAACCATATACCGTTAAATATTTAATTCCAAGTCTGGCTGCATCCTCAACTGTTTTCTCTACAGTCACACAGCCTTCTTTATGTCCCAAACTTCTGGGAAGTCCTCTTTTCTTGGCCCACCTGCCATTCCCATCTAATATGATAGCAACATGCTCTGGTATCACCATTCCCTGTATCTTATCTTCCATTTTAAATCGCTCCTTATAAAACACAAAACAGGACAGGCAAAAAGCCTGCCCCCCTGTTCAAAATTTTATACCGTAAGAAGATCTTTAGACTTCTCATCAATCGCTTTATCGATCTGCGCGATCATCTTATCTGTTAACTTCTGGATCTTATCTTCTGCATCAGCCTGCTCGTCCTCAGATATCTCCTCTGCCTTTAACTGCTTCTTAAACGCATCATTGGCATCGCGGCGGATATTGCGGATAGCGATCTTTGCATTCTCGCCCTTCTTTTTCACATCCTTCACCAGCTCTTTTCTGCGTTCCTCTGTAAGCTCTGGGAATACAAGACGAATTACGTTTCCGTCATTTGTTGGATTAATGCCTAAATCAGAAGTAAGAATCGCTTTCTCAATGGCCTTTAACAAGCTCTTTTCCCATGGCTGGATTATAATCATACGTGCTTCTGGAATGGTAACATTACCAACCTGCTGAAGGGGAGTTGGCGTACCGTAGTAATCAACTCTTATTCTGTCCAACACATGAGGATTGGCACGTCCAGCACGAATGGCCATAAAATCATTCTCCAGTGCTTTTAATGTCTTATTCATCTTCTCGTCGTAAACCTGTAAAATTTCCTGCATATCGTCCTCCTGGTTATGCGGTAACAATCGTACCGTTTATTTTTCCCTGC
It encodes the following:
- the ispG gene encoding flavodoxin-dependent (E)-4-hydroxy-3-methylbut-2-enyl-diphosphate synthase — encoded protein: MNREHTRVIRIGDRVIGGGNPVLIQSMCNTKTQDIEATVAQIKALTIAGCDIIRVAVPDMEAAKALKEIKKQITIPLVADIHFDYRLAIASIEAGADKIRINPGNIGSEDRVRAVVEKAKEYNIPIRVGVNSGSLEKNLIETYGGVTAQGIVDSALDKVRMIEELGYDNLVISIKSSNVMMCIKAHELISEQTDYPLHVGITESGTLVSGTIKSSVGLGVILYEGIGDTIRVSLTGDPLEEIKAARLILKSLGLRRGGVEVVSCPTCGRTRIDLISLANQVEEMVSKFDHLDVKVAVMGCVVNGPGEAREADIGIAGGIGEGLLIKKGEVIRKVPEDQLLMALQEELMNM
- the rseP gene encoding RIP metalloprotease RseP, which gives rise to MSSVIVAILVFGLIVLIHELGHFLFAKKNGITVVEFSIGMGPRLVHFKKGETIYSIKALPLGGSCMMLGEDEENADEGAFQNKSIPARMSVIAAGPIFNFILAFLLSLILVGMSGYDTTYVKEVTKDSPAYAAGMQPGDKLLKINGESVSMYREYILYKLLKPDEKMNQVEFLRVDSSTGESSIKTASVTPELSKETGKYLIGITIAPQNIKVASVGELVKYGYKEMEYDVKLTVKSLGMLFSGKASVNDLSGPVGIVVMIDDSVKAGLTVSLAAAFMNVLSMCILLSANLGVMNLLPIPALDGGRLLFLIIEAIRGKRMDPNKEGLVNMISMAALFALMIFVVFNDINRFT
- a CDS encoding 1-deoxy-D-xylulose-5-phosphate reductoisomerase — protein: MKKIAILGSTGSIGTQTLEVVENQGDMEVTALAAGNNIRLLEEQIRKFMPKLVCVWNEEKAKELAVLVGDLPVRVVSGMEGLIEVATEPSADIVVTAVVGMIGIRPTIAAMEAGKDIALANKETLVTAGHIIMPLAKKCGVNILPVDSEHSAIFQCLNGENKKTIHKVLLTASGGPFRGKTREELKAVQVEDALKHPNWSMGRKITIDSSTMVNKGLEVMEAKWLFDVSMDQVEVVVQPKSIIHSMVEFEDGAVMAQLGTPDMKLPIQYALYYPERRFLPGERLDFWSLKEIVFEKPDMVNFPGLSLAYQAGRRGGTLPTVFNAANERAVEKFLNREISYLSITDMIEGAMNGHTVKENPTVEEILEAENAAYEYIESRW
- a CDS encoding phosphatidate cytidylyltransferase, which gives rise to MFTIRLISGIILVLIALLTVGSGGILLFVTTVSISLIGLFELYRVMKIQRNLLGYMGYLAVIAYYGLLWFHMEDKMLLLSVGFLMILMSIYVFAFPKFQLEEVSVAFLGLFYVAVMLSYLYQVRSMEDGKYLVWLVFLSSWGSDTCAYCVGSLIGKHRLAPVLSPHKSIEGAIGGVVGAALLGSLYAGVFGESMIGLSTPIFTCMLACAVAALISQIGDLAASAIKRNHQVKDYGKLIPGHGGILDRFDSMLFTAPAIYLAITFLR
- a CDS encoding isoprenyl transferase, which translates into the protein MEDKIQGMVIPEHVAIILDGNGRWAKKRGLPRSLGHKEGCVTVEKTVEDAARLGIKYLTVYGFSTENWKRSSDEVGALMQLFRYYMVRLLKVAKSNNVRVKMIGDRERFDQDIVEGLNKLERETKDNTGLTFVIAVNYGGRDEIVRAAKKAMKDVRDGKILPEDMDEKLFQSYLDTAEVPDPDLLIRTSGELRLSNYLLWQLAYTELYVTDCYWPDFNMEEMKKAIAAYNNRERRFGGVK
- the frr gene encoding ribosome recycling factor, whose protein sequence is MQEILQVYDEKMNKTLKALENDFMAIRAGRANPHVLDRIRVDYYGTPTPLQQVGNVTIPEARMIIIQPWEKSLLKAIEKAILTSDLGINPTNDGNVIRLVFPELTEERRKELVKDVKKKGENAKIAIRNIRRDANDAFKKQLKAEEISEDEQADAEDKIQKLTDKMIAQIDKAIDEKSKDLLTV